One Streptomyces zhihengii genomic window, GGTGTTCGCGCGGCCTCGGCCGCTGCTGGAGGGAGCCGAAGCTGTCGGTGACCCGATCGAGGTGCTTCCCGTCGTCTTTCGCGCCCTGTGGCACGGACAGCTCACGGCGGACCTGGAGGCGCCGCTGCACGAGTGCGTCCTCGTCGGCCCCAGGGGCTGGAACGGTCTGGACAAGGCGGGAGGTGCCGGGTGAGCGCGCGGCGCAATGCCCGGCCGGCGGTGAGGGTCGGGGCGCATGTCCGGTTCCGCGGTGTGAAGTGGCAGGTGGTCGCCCTGTCCGGGCAGACCATTCACCTCGTCGGCCCGGACAGCGGCGGTGAGGCCGTGCTCGCCGGGTACCTGTTCGCCGATCCCGGCTTCAGCGTCATCGGAGCCGACCTGCCGCAGGCGGCCCCGCAGTGGGGGCTGTTCGAGACCGCGCCCGCCGCGGCGCGGAACAAGGCTCTGGCCTGGCAGCGGCACGTGAGGGAAGTCGAATGCGGCCTTGCCGACGGGCCAGGCAGCGAAGGGGTGGTGCGGGAGCAGTACGACCCGGAGCGGCACACGCTGGCCGAGCGGGAGCAGGCCAAGGCCGAGGAGCTGACCGCACTCGGCTTCGGGCGGGTGTCGCGTACCACGGTGCAGCGCATGCGCCTGGCCTACCGCAAGCAGGGACTGTGGGGTCTCCTGGACCACCGCACCACCCGCGCCTCCAGCCCCACCGGGCGCTCCGACGAACGCGTCGTCGCCGCCGTCCGCGAGGCACTGCGCCGCCGGCGCGGGTGTTCCAGGGGCACCATCAACGGCCTGTTCCCGCTGATCAACCAGATCCTTCAGGACCGGCACGGTCCCGGTGCGGTGCCCGTGCCGTCCCAGGCCACGCTGTACCGTCTCGTCACCTCCCTCGCCCGCCCCGGTGAACTGCCCAGTGGTCCGGTGCGGCAGGTGCCCGCGAGTGTCGAGGGGCGGGCTTTCACCCCTGCCACCGCGCTGCGGCCGGGCGAGCAGGTCCAGATCGACACCACCCGCCTGGATGTTCTGGCCCTCTTCGACGACGGGCGCCTCGCACGGCCCGAGCTGACCATCGCCGTCGACGTCGCCACCCGCTCCGTCCTGGCCGCCGTGCTGTGCCCCAGCGCGACCAAGGCCGTGGACGCGGCCCTGCTGCTGGCGGAGATGGCCGTCCCGCACCCGGCCAGGCCGACCTGGCCGGACATCCTGCGCATGGACCACGCCCGCGCGCTGCCCCACCAGCGGCTGGCCACGCTGGATGAGCGCCTGGCTGGTGCGGCGGCACGGCCGGTCGTGTTGCCCGAGACGATCGTCGTCGACCGGGGCAAGGTCTTCGTCTCCGCCGCGTTCACCGCCGCCTGCGAGACCCTCGGCATCAGCGTCCAGCCCGCCCCGCCCCGCGCCCCCACCGCGAAGGGCATCGTCGAGCGGACCTTCGGCTCCATCAACGCCCTGTTCTGCCAGCACCTGCCCGGCTACACCGGATCCGACGTCACCCGCCGTGGCCCCGATGCCGAGAAAGACGCCTGCTACAGCGTCGCCCAGCTCCAGGACCTTCTTGATGAGTGGCTGGTGCACTACCACCACCGGCCCCACGAAGGGCTGCGCCACCCGATGATGCCCAGGAAGGCCCTCACCCCTAATGAGATGTGGGGCGCGCTCGTCGCCGTCGCCGGATACGTGCCCGTCCCGTTGACCGGGCGCGACTACCTCGAACTGCTGCCCGTGCGCTGGCAGGCCATCACCCCCGCCGGCATCTCCATCCACCACCGCACCTA contains:
- a CDS encoding Mu transposase C-terminal domain-containing protein, with the translated sequence MSARRNARPAVRVGAHVRFRGVKWQVVALSGQTIHLVGPDSGGEAVLAGYLFADPGFSVIGADLPQAAPQWGLFETAPAAARNKALAWQRHVREVECGLADGPGSEGVVREQYDPERHTLAEREQAKAEELTALGFGRVSRTTVQRMRLAYRKQGLWGLLDHRTTRASSPTGRSDERVVAAVREALRRRRGCSRGTINGLFPLINQILQDRHGPGAVPVPSQATLYRLVTSLARPGELPSGPVRQVPASVEGRAFTPATALRPGEQVQIDTTRLDVLALFDDGRLARPELTIAVDVATRSVLAAVLCPSATKAVDAALLLAEMAVPHPARPTWPDILRMDHARALPHQRLATLDERLAGAAARPVVLPETIVVDRGKVFVSAAFTAACETLGISVQPAPPRAPTAKGIVERTFGSINALFCQHLPGYTGSDVTRRGPDAEKDACYSVAQLQDLLDEWLVHYHHRPHEGLRHPMMPRKALTPNEMWGALVAVAGYVPVPLTGRDYLELLPVRWQAITPAGISIHHRTYDADLLAPHRGQASPVAGRGGKWEIHYNPHDVRQIWVRLPDGELTEIPWIHRDHVHRPFDERTWHHIRTQAVDGNHGDAEQYEAGLADALDQLMRRVHSGHATTTEQALMARTAHIPLPTARDGDHDTEAPADSPRQQDDDSIDDLGDLPDDVSPAPAAGFGLYNAHEEAAAW